In Triticum aestivum cultivar Chinese Spring chromosome 5B, IWGSC CS RefSeq v2.1, whole genome shotgun sequence, the following proteins share a genomic window:
- the LOC123115808 gene encoding WUSCHEL-related homeobox 5-like, whose product MESAEHQQQAATRSRSPSLPAAPPSPPLSPNSAAAAALANARWTPTKEQVGVLEGLYRQGLRTPTAEQIQQVTARLQKHGPIEGKNVFYWFQNHKARQRQRQKQQAFDYFSKQFRRPQPLPVLHRPAAHPSLPPIPLQAPPPHMSSATPPDLPASPACNRQAMHRQQPSYVTAAAAVAATQAAANASHYMQTQTQTPMLYPGVEAVAHDKVQTQAPATMYHQAPAQNNAGTQQPRALQLPPAAGTHGPPAARSRRPETLNLFPLHPTFAIPQKTRPAGIAGSATPTATVPSASGSGSFSWEPESPRGDASLPLYDFFGVGR is encoded by the exons ATGGAGAGCGCCGAGCACCAGCAGCAGGCCGCCACCCGCTCCCGCTCCCCGTCCCTTCCGGCggcgccgccctccccgccgctgTCGCccaactcggcggcggcggcggcgctggcgaacGCGCGCTGGACGCCGACCAAGGAGCAGGTGGGCGTGCTGGAGGGGCTGTACCGGCAGGGGCTGCGCACCCCCACCGCGGAGCAGATCCAGCAGGTGACGGCGCGGCTGCAGAAGCACGGCCCCATCGAGGGCAAGAACGTCTTCTACTGGTTCCAGAACCACAAGGCCCGCCAGCGCCAGCGCCAGAAGCAGCAGGCCTTCGACTACTTCTCCAAGCAGTTCCGCCGCCCCCAGCCGCTGCCCGTGCTCCACAGGCCCGCCGCCCACCCCTCCTTGCCCCCGATCCCGCTGCAGGCTCCGCCGCCACACATGTCGTCGGCGACGCCGCCGGATCTTCCCGCTTCTCCTGCATGCAACAGACAAG CGATGCACAGGCAGCAGCCTAGCTACGTGACAGcggccgcggcggtggcggcgacacAGGCCGCGGCGAATGCATCCCACTACATGCAGACGCAGACGCAGACGCCGATGTTGTACCCGGGAGTGGAGGCGGTGGCGCATGACAAGGTCCAGACGCAGGCACCGGCCACCATGTACCACCAAGCACCAGCTCAGAACAACGCCGGCACTCAACAGCCGCGCGCGCTACAGCTCCCTCCGGCCGCCGGCACCCACGGGCCGCCCGCCGCCCGCTCCCGCCGCCCAGAGACCCTGAACCTGTTCCCGCTGCACCCCACCTTCGCGATTCCGCAGAAGACGCGCCCGGCCGGAATCGCTGGCTCCGCGACGCCGACGGCGACGGTGCCGTCCGCCTCGGGGTCGGGGTCGTTCTCTTGGGAGCCTGAGAGCCCCCGCGGCGACGCCTCGCTGCCGCTTTATGACTTCTTCGGCGTAGGCCGCTGA